In the genome of Stigmatopora nigra isolate UIUO_SnigA chromosome 7, RoL_Snig_1.1, whole genome shotgun sequence, the window AATGAGCGATAGGGCAGTCACTTTTTCTTGACCTTTCATTTGTCCCTCTCACCTGTTTCAACCCTACTGAATGAGGACATGAGTGACAATGAGCGTTCCTCTTGGTGTTGACTGTGACAGAATTGAACATGTGTACCCCCTTTCCCCCCTTTTCTCCCCCCCTCCTCTTCTTTAGCCAACTGCCAGATTGACTTCATgttgtctgtgtctctctctgatCTGACAGGCTCGGTAACGGTTAAAATAGCAGATGATGGTTTGAGGAATAGCTGAGTCTACTATTGGGCAGAGCGCTAAAGTGTTACCTGTAAACATACACAAACTGAAATGGTGACTAGATGCATGGGTGTCcttttatttttgacttttgttgttggttttccTAGCACATAGATTGGTGTGTGCCTTGTTTTCAGTATGATGTGGTGTTCAGCTTAACTTGTGTGCTCATTTCTACAACTATTTGGGGCTGgggagttgatttttttgttcacgACTTGAGTGACTTTTGCTAGGAAGGCGTAACAGCAACAGAGTGTTGACTATTTAATTCTTTGTGCAGTAGCCTGCTGTTTATTATCCCTCCCTACAGTTTCTAGTTAACCACAAGACGATCACGTTTTGTTGTGAATGGACCAAACTGTCTCTGAGCAGTGCTGCCAATTGGATTCCctgcaacaaaacaaacacttgGTCTGCATGCGGgagttttgtttcttttcaattAACCCATTGCTTTGAGTTCCATTGAAGACATACAACAGCGGGCAGAAATTAACTGCCTACTGAAGACCTCTATATCTCAACAGACAAATGTTTCAGGCTATAGACACGAGATCCGAGCGCGCCTCACAGGCAGCAGCTGTCCGCTACAATGATCTCCGCGGCCTCTCAAATTCGGATGGAAAAAAGGAGCGTCTCTGTTAATAATGCATGGTGCGGGCAAGGGGTGCTCAGCTGTGGACAACAGGTGGAAGCCTTTTGGTCCCATGCTGCAGATTATCCGTGTGCCTTGGTGATTTACAAAGCACCTTTATATAGCTCTCCACTGGAACAACTGCGAAATATGCACCCGGACAAGGGCAGGCCCCtgtttaaaagcttttaaatatgGTAAATGTCAAGGGCCACATTGAGTTTTACAGTGCCGGCCGGGACATTTATAGAGAAGGGGGTAAAAGTTGATGTGTAGTGTATGTACTTAAAGTAATAACAAACACATTGCATTATTTGATGATTTTGACAATTCTAGTATTGATAACTTTCAGACATTTTAACTAGCATATCAATACAATATTGATAGATATTTTTATCTGTCCATTCGATTATGCTTCACCaatcaatacagtaatccctcaaatatcgcgggtTATGTAGACCAGATGGTTGTGATAATCAAAAAATCGCaaagggtcacccctattatgacttttttttcctcagtgctGGGTCCTAGTAGCATTACTAAAAAGTATctgtttgtttgatttatttgatgtcATTGAAGTGTTCttgggcggcccagtggggcgagtggtttgcgcgtcgacctcgcagctctggggtcctgggttaaaatccaggtcacggtcatctgtgtgtagtttgcatgttctccctgggcctgcgtgaatttcctctgggtactccggtttcctcccacattccaaaaacatgcatggtagactgattggacactctaaattgcccctaggtatgagtgtgagcgtgaatcataatttgtctctttgtgcccttcgattggctggccactaattcagggtgtgtcccgcctctggcccagagtcagctgggataggctccagcacccctgcaaccctaatgaggacaaagtgGTTCactaaatgagatgagatgaagtgTTCTTCCAAGTAAGACATTTCTTTTGACCCAGTTGTTTTGCACCATCCCCATGAGTCATAGAAATAAATCAGAGCCAGTAGTTCCATTTGATCGACTGCCTATTTTTAAAGTGtgtatatttaacattttttatggaTACAAAGAAAAGTGAGACCATTTCCCAATCTCATATCAAGTACCACCCGCAATGAAAAGTAGAGGGGGGTCAGAACAGCCGAGCAGTGTAGCCGAGTCGCTCCAGTTGACGAGTGCCCTGCCATGTGTTACTGAAAGAGATCAGCACGTCCTTTTGACATGACAAGGGGGGCAAAAATAGCCTTGCCTCCAGCCTCCCTTGTCAGTCAAGATGGCATGTATACATTTGCCTGTGTGGGGGCTCTTGTAGTCCAAAAGAGGGACAGATATAACACCTGGCCTCAATATATTTTCTGCCAGTGTCCAAATGTAATGCAAAATGTATGGTTTTTGTCCCTAACTGATGTTAATGGAGGACAGTGGAATCACAATTTACAAAATATTGGAATGAGTATAGTCACCAAAGAtgagaaaatggctttaaattgaTCTTAAACATGGCTGAATTGCCATCGGGTTACATGTTATGCGTCCTCTGATCTTTTGACATTTCAGTAGAGGGTGGGGAGACCTTTGTGTCATAAAACAGACTGTGCCGGACAAATCTCATGTTcatcatcaatttaaaaaaaaaagggaggaggggggggtgTAGTTCATCCAGTACATTTCTTTTATGTATACATGATACATTGTAGTCATTGAAAAGAATTAACAATTCCCAACGCTGAGACAGTGGGTCACTTGATTTTACATATACCGTGTTttttggagtataagtcgcacttttttcataatttggctGGACCTGCGACTAATATTCAAGTGCGACGTATTTAtgaattttctctaaaaaatgacaactgttttgttgttttccttaGGTTCTATTATCTGAAATACTTGTATTTACAAACACCTATTTAGCTcgttttctccattttactctTGTTACCTTAacatatgtttgttcttggtttctgattaaATAAGAAATTGGCCTCCCAAAAGTGCCAAACTCCAGTTCTACTTATTTGCCCCAAGCCCCCCTCTTTGTGGATTATTTTGCTGGTATGATACTGCATTCTGCCGCTATCTCCTGGTTCACTTAAGTGATTATGCTTTATTGTGAATTTCTTGGTTGTGTTGAATGATGTTTACAGCCATTTGATTAAGTTTGGATCACATTGGGGGGTATTTTATCTTGATCATCTTTACATTTTGTGGTATTATATTATCTTTCATGTATTTTATGCGGtaatacttttaaattgtgtttaaaaagtttaaaggGAATATTATAGGGGATCATTTACTCTCAATCCCTCGGGTTAAAATAGAATTGACATCTGCCGTCATCATCAATGGCGGCCAAGGAGTTATgggtttataaaaaaatattgaagagaCCATCTTGTGCTCATAGTTAGCATGCTTGCTTTAAGCAGTGTACTTGTCACTTTAAATTATAAGGCCCAATCCACACATTGTCCATATGtatgatgttttttcttccacACAAAGTGGTTAATCACAGTaaataaaccataaaaaaacaaagaagcgaTCAAGGAAGAGATGGGTTGCAACCAAAGGATGACTTTGGTGACAATACAGGACCAGGTGTTGATATTTTCAGAAGCTGACTCACTGACTTGGACTATACGCTTTATAAAGTCTAATTTTGACCAAAGCTATGcttaaagagaaagagaaaaaaatagatttttattgCATGGCCCCTTTAAAGTGTCCTGCCAAACTGACACACAACGCTAAACTAACTTAAACTAAGCgtgtaaaaatatattccatATAAAAGGGAAATATTGCAATTATCGGTATTCCAACAGATTATTGTTAAGACATGAGAAGAAAGGATATATTCGTTTAAAAAGATTGTTCAATTAAGGAATCATCAGGTTGCTTTTCACTGGGCCAAAATAGGACATTTCAAAGCCATTCccccccagtttaaatgaattgcacATCTATCCTTTTCAATAAGTTAAGAAATGCACTCATTTGTTTCCAACAATGCTGCAATCTTAGTGTCACCTTATTTACTTCCAAAAATGTTGCATTGAAGTATTCTCACAGACGGTGTGTTTTTGACAAATTGTATTGTACAACATTATTATATCAGCATATTTTGATAATCATTATTGTGACCCGTACCGCACACATATTCAAccccaaacaaaacatttaatcaaataaGTCATTGTAAATGGCTAGcatgcaatataaaaaaaaaacacctttagcTAGTCTTACTGCTAAATTCTGCAGTTTCCATAGTAAAGTCAACATGTTtgcagttcatttttttgtgtttaaggaCCTAACATGTGTGGGCATGCCTTTGCGTGTGCAGTCGGACACAACGCTGTCCACTTCCTTTCTTGAGGTGATGTTGTGCGGTCAGCTCGCATTTTGTTACGGCGGTTCTCAACGGGGCGAAGCGCTGGGTTTCCGTTTGGGTTTCAGGTGCTCTTATTGCGCTTGTGGTTTGTTGCTGCTTTCTTAACTTATCTaggtagggttttttttgtttttgtttttctcccccAGCTGTTAATGAATGGATTTGCTGTGTTCTGAGGACTGGATTGACGTATTTGTGGCGCCTGCAGGATTACTCCCTTGCGGCTCACCTTTGACATGGTGTGTTTGTGTCCTACAGGATCCCGGCTCACTACGTCTACCCTCAGGCCTTTGTCCAGCCCAGTATGGTGATCCCACACGTGCAACCCTCAAGTGCCACGGCAACAGCTGCCGCAGCCGCCGCTGCCACCTCGCCGTACCTCGACTACACAGGAGCGGCTTATGCCCAGTACTCGGCGGCAGCTGCCACTGCCGCGGCGGCAGCTGCGGCCGCCTATGAGCAGTATCCCTACGCAGCCTCCCCGGCCCCCGCTGGTTACATGACAACAGCCGGCTACGGGTACACGATGCAGCAGCCGCTGGCCACCGCCGCGACACCGGGGGCCGCAGCCGCCGCTGCCGCCTTCAGCCAGTATCAGCCTCAGCAGCTGCAGACGGATCGCATTCAGTGAAAAAGGAAATGGTGTGGTTAAGAATTGGCGCAGGGGTCATCGCCTTGTTCGACGGGGGTCAAGTTACTGTACAATGGAGGTTGTCCGCACAAGCTTTTAACttgaaaagtgaagaaaaatcaCAGGACGTGTaagcaaatactgtattttattcaaattggaTCAGTATTTTTTGCCCcccattatttaatatttatacataaaGCAAAGAGATTGAATGTTAACGAAAGCAGGCGGATTTAACCTCATGGCTCATTTttgtgtactgtatatattgtGTTCCCAAGTGCATTTATGTCTTATAATCTGATGTCTTCCCCATTACTTTATATACCAAAACCTGTGCATAAATATAAGTTCATAGTTCATTTTTAGGATTTGTTTCAACAATATCTATGCAATCAACTCTCTTGTTTCCCATTACTTATGTACACTACTCACAAAAAGTTAAGAATATTTCAGGATAAACCTCAAATGAACTACCAATTCAAAAGGTGACATTAATTTTAGTCTTTTTCaagcatttaaataaatatcccccccaaaaaattctggcaaaatttacaaaatgtatGGATGTTTTCAAGCTCTAACTTCCATTCTTTTCTGAGACTTTTGGACTCTGGTGCAAGATGGTGTAACTTCAAAATCAATGACTACTTTCcataaatgtcattttgctCTTGTCAAAATGTCACCAGTATGAGCCAgggagaatttaaaaaaacgtttCTAAATAAGCCTTAATTTAAAATTCAACATCTACATTTTCCTCAATGGCacctatttggattttttttaaaggtatataATTGATTCACCgatcaaagtggtggctccaTTTTAGGTTTATCCTGGAATTtcacaaaatatgacatttttgttggttgtgtgcatgcatttttaaatgaaacaagaGGGTGCTGAAGATGGAAAAAAGCACCTCACCTTCCTCATTGAATTGCAGGTCATGCAagctcagcaaaaaaaa includes:
- the rbm24b gene encoding RNA-binding protein 24b; the encoded protein is MHSAQKDTTFTKIFVGGLPYHTTDSSLRKYFEVFGDIEEAVVITDRQTGKSRGYGFVTMADRASADRACKDPNPIIDGRKANVNLAYLGAKPRVIQPGFAFGMPQIHPAFIQRPYGIPAHYVYPQAFVQPSMVIPHVQPSSATATAAAAAAATSPYLDYTGAAYAQYSAAAATAAAAAAAAYEQYPYAASPAPAGYMTTAGYGYTMQQPLATAATPGAAAAAAAFSQYQPQQLQTDRIQ